GCGCCACGCACAGCCCGCCCAGCGCGACCCCGGCGACCAGGACGTACGGATGCGGGGCGAGCCCCGTCGCGCCCAGCACCGCGCCGAGCGCGAGCCCCAGGACCGCGAGCCGGGTGGCGAGGGAGCCGCGCCACGGCACGGCGCCGAACAGCAGCCCGCCGACCGCGCTGCCCGCGGAGAGCGCCGCCATCGCCCACGGCATCAGACCGGGCCGCCCGGCCGCGTCGGTGAACGCCACCACCAGCAGCTCCACCGCGCCCAGGCAGAGCCCCAGGGCGGCCGACCCGGCCACCGCCCTCCCGAGACCGCGCAGGGACCGGCCGCCCGCGGCCGGCGCCGCGGCGGGGGCCGCCGCCGCGCCCGGGACGGACCTGGTCAGCGGCGAGGCGGCGAAGAGCAGACCGCCCGTCAGGATCAGGGCCGCGCCCAGCGCGAGCCCCGCTGCCGGCGCCGCCGCCAGCAGCACCAGACCCACCAGCAGCGGGCCCGTGACGAAGAGCAGTTCCTCCGCGACCGTGTCCAGGCTGTACGCCCGCCGCAGCAGGTCCCGGTCGGCGAGCAGCCGGCTCCACAGCGCCCGCATCACCGGCCCCAGCGGCGGCGTCGCCGTGCCCGCCGCGGCCGACAGGGCCACCAGGACGGCGCCCGGCGTGCCGGGCCGGGCGCAGACCACGGCGAGGGCGGTGAGCAGCGCCCCGTACCCGAGGACCAGCGGCGGGAGGGCGCGGCCGGGGCCGTACCGGTCGACGAGGGAGGCCCGGGCCGGGGACAGGGCGACGGAGGTGAGCCCGAAGGCGGCGAGCGCGGTGCCGGCCGTGGCGTACGAGCCGGTCGCCGCCTTCACGGAGAGCAGCAGGGAGAGCGGGGCCGTCGCGTAGGAGAGCCGGCCGAGCAGGGCGGCGCCGAAGGTCCGGCGCGCGTGCGGGGCCCGCAGGACCGCCGCGTACGAAGGGGCGGGGGCAGGCGTCGGTGCAGGGGGTGACACGGACATGGTGGTGTTCCTCGGAAGAGGGCGCGCGTCACCGAT
The Streptomyces roseofulvus genome window above contains:
- a CDS encoding MFS transporter, whose amino-acid sequence is MSVSPPAPTPAPAPSYAAVLRAPHARRTFGAALLGRLSYATAPLSLLLSVKAATGSYATAGTALAAFGLTSVALSPARASLVDRYGPGRALPPLVLGYGALLTALAVVCARPGTPGAVLVALSAAAGTATPPLGPVMRALWSRLLADRDLLRRAYSLDTVAEELLFVTGPLLVGLVLLAAAPAAGLALGAALILTGGLLFAASPLTRSVPGAAAAPAAAPAAGGRSLRGLGRAVAGSAALGLCLGAVELLVVAFTDAAGRPGLMPWAMAALSAGSAVGGLLFGAVPWRGSLATRLAVLGLALGAVLGATGLAPHPYVLVAGVALGGLCVAPALTTAYLLADEAVAAERRTRAGAWVNTAFNAGNTAATAGAGLLVGRLPLAVCFALAALPPVLVGLAGVLATARGRARSHRGAAQQGQRALGGAA